In Primulina eburnea isolate SZY01 chromosome 3, ASM2296580v1, whole genome shotgun sequence, one DNA window encodes the following:
- the LOC140828367 gene encoding 18 kDa seed maturation protein-like, whose protein sequence is MQAAKETAANVTASARAGMDKTKASVQGKAEEMKTRDPLQKEMAAQKKEAKIQEAEREKQGAVQQNNLARHEADAGGFGHGHTATGGNHHTAHTAGGAVPGGAGHVGGGHLTGTGHHAL, encoded by the exons ATGCAGGCAGCGAAGGAGACAGCGGCTAATGTTACGGCTTCTGCCAGGGCTGGCATGGACAAAACCAAGGCTTCCGTCCAGGGAAAG GCTGAGGAGATGAAAACGCGTGATCCACTACAGAAAGAGATGGCCGCCCAAAAGAAAGAGGCGAAGATTCAGGAGGCCGAGCGCGAGAAACAGGGGGCGGTTCAGCAGAACAATCTCGCCAGGCATGAGGCGGATGCTGGTGGGTTTGGGCACGGACACACCGCCACCGGGGGAAACCACCATACAGCTCACACGGCCGGGGGGGCTGTCCCTGGAGGAGCTGGACATGTCGGGGGTGGACACCTGACTGGGACGGGACACCATGCTCTCTAA